From one Lolium rigidum isolate FL_2022 chromosome 4, APGP_CSIRO_Lrig_0.1, whole genome shotgun sequence genomic stretch:
- the LOC124646877 gene encoding F-box/FBD/LRR-repeat protein At3g26920-like: protein MKEKKATTAAAPAAAKKRSGAAAAPASKKRESGGAGRGRPRKRARDDGDGDGDGDGDGDPPSHGDLISKLPDDILGTIISLLPTKDGARTQALARRWRPLFAQEAAQVESWFHSRALDGLQDLHIRFDLLDRRHQPEKRYPLPPSVLRLSSTLVVATISFCEFPKEIAPSVSFPLLKQLNLWRVSISEDVFRGVLSGCHVLESLALEIMGDVGCFRISSPTLRSVRLSACFPNKGELIIEDAPSLEKLVLSSSTNVRDNIRVIRAPKLEILGYLSPCISEIQIANLLFKSLTPASLKNTISTVKVLALEFSIPDLDDVIDVLRCFPCLEKLYVIYFRFLNIPLKENVHQYDPTDQVKCLETHLKELVLETYEASEQDVCFVKFFVLNAKVLKKIKFGVSEKLGKEWMADQYRLLEMGARASPDAQLEFLCRADVNPFT from the exons ATGAAGGAGAAGAAGGCGACGACGGCCGCGGCACCTGCGGCTGCCAAGAAGAGATCGGGGGCTGCGGCGGCACCCGCATCCAAGAAGCGCGAGTCCGGTGGAGCGGGCAGAGGCAGGCCGCGTAAGCGGGCACGCgatgacggcgacggcgacggcgacggcgacggcgacggcgatccACCCAGCCACGGCGATCTCATCAGCAAACTTCCCGACGACATCCTGGGCACCATCATCTCGCTCCTGCCCACCAAGGATGGCGCCCGCACGCAGGCCCTCGCCCGCCGGTGGCGTCCTCT GTTCGCACAAGAAGCCGCTCAGGTCGAGAGTTGGTTCCACTCACGGGCCCTTGACGGCCTTCAGGATCTCCACATCCGCTTCGACCTCCTGGACCGTAGACATCAGCCTGAGAAGCGTTACCCGCTGCCACCATCGGTGCTTCGACTTTCATCAACCCTTGTCGTGGCCACAATCAGCTTCTGTGAATTCCCAAAGGAGATAGCTCCTTCTGTGAGTTTTCCTTTGCTCAAGCAGCTCAACCTATGGCGTGTTTCCATCTCTGAGGATGTCTTCCGTGGGGTCCTCTCCGGTTGCCATGTCTTGGAGTCACTAGCTCTAGAAATCATGGGTGATGTGGGTTGCTTCCGTATCAGCTCACCAACTCTTCGGAGTGTGCGCCTCAGTGCTTGTTTTCCAAACAAAGGAGAATTGATCATCGAGGATGCCCCTAGCCTTGAAAAACTGGTACTATCTTCTTCAACCAATGTTAGGGATAATATCCGTGTAATTAGGGCACCTAAACTGGAAATATTGGGCTATTTGTCACCCTGCATTTCTGAAATCCAGATTGCAAACCTACTCTTCAAG AGTTTAACCCCAGCCAGCTTGAAGAACACGATAAGCACTGTCAAGGTTTTGGCTCTCGAGTTTTCCATCCCTGATTTGGATGATGTTATTGATGTCTTAAGATGCTTCCCGTGCTTGGAAAAGCTCTATGTCATT TATTTCAGATTCTTAAATATACCTCTGAAAGAAAATGTCCACCAGTATGACCCAACAGATCAAGTCAAATGCCTTGAGACCCATCTAAAAGAACTGGTGTTGGAGACTTATGAGGCCAGTGAGCAAGATGTTTGCTTTGTGAAGTTCTTTGTTTTGAACGCAAAAGTGTTAAAGAAAATCAAATTTGGAGTTAGTGAGAAGCTCGGCAAGGAATGGATGGCTGATCAGTACAGGCTGCTAGAAATGGGAGCTAGAGCTTCTCCAGATGCACAATTGGAATTCTTATGTAGGGCTGATGTGAATCCCTTCACCTGA